The following proteins come from a genomic window of Puntigrus tetrazona isolate hp1 chromosome 15, ASM1883169v1, whole genome shotgun sequence:
- the tmprss13a gene encoding transmembrane protease serine 13a isoform X1 yields the protein MADDDTKDPPPPYYSVAGDPQTPPMTYEEVILQDQYGFTQKPVPVYVPMDPPPVQVDAVIITTQHVVVPSKRQKSCGRSAKCWGGCVGALLVLALIGLAIWLGVRYGSKSYSGNYENDCKGQDCKEQEQGSDCKGNDCNEQEHGSDCKGKDCNEQGHKTEDGTSVPDACSNSSKQCDGVQNCQQAADETNCVRFAEGGVLQVRTAQDGRFLPVCYQGLDQGYADQICEQMGFRRSYASNPVDSKTSVALTVGKRSAKLIQGLVNVSSGCQDEKAVSLECTDCGKQQTASRIIGGSASQIGQWPWQVSLHYGGSHVCGGSLVAPDFVVSAAHCFQGAMKNSANWRVYVGTISQSALQIPYLVTKIIVNENYSSNNNDYDVTLLKLSSPVTFSSIVQPVCFPTFDQTFSDGSECLTSGFGTTQEGSAHASTILMDVKVNIINTQLCNSSQVYRGAITKNMICAGDMNGGRDSCQGDSGGPLVCKRDDDRWYLVGITSWGAGCGQRQRPGVYSRVTSLLPWIYSKMQQEKP from the exons aaGGACCCTCCTCCACCATACTACTCTGTGGCAGGGGACCCACAGACGCCTCCTATGACCTACGAGGAGGTAATTCTTCAGGACCAATATGGGTTCACACAGAAACCTGTGCCAGTCTATGTTCCGATGGATCCACCGCCAGTACAGGTAGACGCCGTCATCATCACCACACAGCATGTTGTTG TTCCTTCAAAAAGGCAGAAGTCTTGCGGACGGAGTGCCAAGTGTTGGGGTGGATGTGTAGGTGCGCTGCTGGTGTTGGCTCTCATTGGACTGGCCATCTGGCTTGGAG TACGTTACGGATCCAAGTCGTATTCTGGAAATTATGAGAATGACTGCAAGGGACAAGATTGCAAAGAACAGGAACAGGGCAGTGACTGCAAGGGAAATGACTGCAACGAACAAGAACACGGCAGCGATTGCAAGGGAAAAGACTGCAACGAACAAGGGCACAAGACTGAAGATGGCACGAGTGTACCTGACGCCTGCTCCAACTCCTCCAAGCAGTGTGACGGCGTCCAAAACTGCCAGCAGGCCGCTGATGAGACGAACTGCG TGAGATTTGCAGAAGGTGGAGTGCTGCAGGTCAGAACTGCTCAGGATGGTCGATTCCTTCCAGTGTGTTATCAGGGATTGGATCAGGGTTATGCTGACCAGATCTGTGAACAGATGGGCTTTAGAAG GTCTTATGCATCAAATCCAGTGGATAGCAAGACGTCTGTAGCCCTTACTGTAGGAAAGAGATCAGCTAAACTAATACAGGGTCTGGTAAATGTCAG TTCGGGATGTCAGGATGAGAAAGCAGTCTCGCTTGAATGTACAG actgTGGCAAGCAGCAAACTGCCTCCAGGATCATAGGGGGCAGTGCCTCTCAAATTGGCCAGTGGCCTTGGCAGGTTAGCTTGCATTATGGTGGAAGCCATGTTTGTGGTGGATCACTCGTCGCTCCAGACTTTGTTGTGTCAGCTGCCCATTGCTTCCAAGG CGCAATGAAAAATTCGGCAAATTGGCGTGTCTATGTTGGAACTATTTCCCAGAGTGCCCTTCAGATCCCTTACCTCGTGACGAAGATTATAGTGAATGAGAACtacagcagcaacaacaacgatTATGATGTTACCTTACTGAAACTCAGCAGTCCTGTCACTTTCTCCA GCATTGTGCAGCCAGTTTGCTTTCCTACATTTGACCAAACCTTTTCTGATGGATCAGAGTGCTTGACATCTGGCTTTGGGACGACACAAGAGGGATCAG CCCATGCCTCTACAATCCTCATGGACGTGAAAGTGAATATCATCAACACTCAACTGTGTAACAGCAGTCAGGTGTACCGCGGGGCCATCACCAAGAATATGATATGCGCGGGTGATATGAACGGGGGCCGGGACTCCTGTCAG GGGGACAGCGGAGGTCCGCTGGTGTGCAAGAGGGATGATGACCGCTGGTATCTGGTTGGAATTACGAGCTGGGGAGCTGGATGCGGACAAAGACAAAGACCCGGAGTTTATAGCAGAGTGACCAGCCTCCTGCCCTGGATCTACAGCAAGATGCAG CAAGAGAAGCCCTGA
- the tmprss13a gene encoding transmembrane protease serine 13a isoform X2 gives MTYEEVILQDQYGFTQKPVPVYVPMDPPPVQVDAVIITTQHVVVPSKRQKSCGRSAKCWGGCVGALLVLALIGLAIWLGVRYGSKSYSGNYENDCKGQDCKEQEQGSDCKGNDCNEQEHGSDCKGKDCNEQGHKTEDGTSVPDACSNSSKQCDGVQNCQQAADETNCVRFAEGGVLQVRTAQDGRFLPVCYQGLDQGYADQICEQMGFRRSYASNPVDSKTSVALTVGKRSAKLIQGLVNVSSGCQDEKAVSLECTDCGKQQTASRIIGGSASQIGQWPWQVSLHYGGSHVCGGSLVAPDFVVSAAHCFQGAMKNSANWRVYVGTISQSALQIPYLVTKIIVNENYSSNNNDYDVTLLKLSSPVTFSSIVQPVCFPTFDQTFSDGSECLTSGFGTTQEGSAHASTILMDVKVNIINTQLCNSSQVYRGAITKNMICAGDMNGGRDSCQGDSGGPLVCKRDDDRWYLVGITSWGAGCGQRQRPGVYSRVTSLLPWIYSKMQQEKP, from the exons ATGACCTACGAGGAGGTAATTCTTCAGGACCAATATGGGTTCACACAGAAACCTGTGCCAGTCTATGTTCCGATGGATCCACCGCCAGTACAGGTAGACGCCGTCATCATCACCACACAGCATGTTGTTG TTCCTTCAAAAAGGCAGAAGTCTTGCGGACGGAGTGCCAAGTGTTGGGGTGGATGTGTAGGTGCGCTGCTGGTGTTGGCTCTCATTGGACTGGCCATCTGGCTTGGAG TACGTTACGGATCCAAGTCGTATTCTGGAAATTATGAGAATGACTGCAAGGGACAAGATTGCAAAGAACAGGAACAGGGCAGTGACTGCAAGGGAAATGACTGCAACGAACAAGAACACGGCAGCGATTGCAAGGGAAAAGACTGCAACGAACAAGGGCACAAGACTGAAGATGGCACGAGTGTACCTGACGCCTGCTCCAACTCCTCCAAGCAGTGTGACGGCGTCCAAAACTGCCAGCAGGCCGCTGATGAGACGAACTGCG TGAGATTTGCAGAAGGTGGAGTGCTGCAGGTCAGAACTGCTCAGGATGGTCGATTCCTTCCAGTGTGTTATCAGGGATTGGATCAGGGTTATGCTGACCAGATCTGTGAACAGATGGGCTTTAGAAG GTCTTATGCATCAAATCCAGTGGATAGCAAGACGTCTGTAGCCCTTACTGTAGGAAAGAGATCAGCTAAACTAATACAGGGTCTGGTAAATGTCAG TTCGGGATGTCAGGATGAGAAAGCAGTCTCGCTTGAATGTACAG actgTGGCAAGCAGCAAACTGCCTCCAGGATCATAGGGGGCAGTGCCTCTCAAATTGGCCAGTGGCCTTGGCAGGTTAGCTTGCATTATGGTGGAAGCCATGTTTGTGGTGGATCACTCGTCGCTCCAGACTTTGTTGTGTCAGCTGCCCATTGCTTCCAAGG CGCAATGAAAAATTCGGCAAATTGGCGTGTCTATGTTGGAACTATTTCCCAGAGTGCCCTTCAGATCCCTTACCTCGTGACGAAGATTATAGTGAATGAGAACtacagcagcaacaacaacgatTATGATGTTACCTTACTGAAACTCAGCAGTCCTGTCACTTTCTCCA GCATTGTGCAGCCAGTTTGCTTTCCTACATTTGACCAAACCTTTTCTGATGGATCAGAGTGCTTGACATCTGGCTTTGGGACGACACAAGAGGGATCAG CCCATGCCTCTACAATCCTCATGGACGTGAAAGTGAATATCATCAACACTCAACTGTGTAACAGCAGTCAGGTGTACCGCGGGGCCATCACCAAGAATATGATATGCGCGGGTGATATGAACGGGGGCCGGGACTCCTGTCAG GGGGACAGCGGAGGTCCGCTGGTGTGCAAGAGGGATGATGACCGCTGGTATCTGGTTGGAATTACGAGCTGGGGAGCTGGATGCGGACAAAGACAAAGACCCGGAGTTTATAGCAGAGTGACCAGCCTCCTGCCCTGGATCTACAGCAAGATGCAG CAAGAGAAGCCCTGA